One region of bacterium genomic DNA includes:
- a CDS encoding NYN domain-containing protein, protein MRISTQRAIVFVDGQNLFHAVKNAFHYSYPNYDVLKLAQALCDRHGWRCERVQFYTGVPDLEDNPFWHRFWAAKLPAMNHQGVRVFSRSLRYHRKSVILPDGAQLVVRVGQEKGIDVRIALDVVRALRLNECDVVLILSQDQDMSEVADEVRIFAREHQRWIKIASAYPHDPHQKRNRGINKTDWILIEKAVYDACIDTRDFRPDRQ, encoded by the coding sequence ATGAGGATTTCCACGCAGCGTGCCATCGTGTTTGTGGATGGACAAAACCTTTTCCACGCTGTGAAAAATGCTTTCCACTATTCCTATCCGAACTACGACGTGCTTAAGTTGGCGCAGGCTCTTTGCGATCGCCACGGGTGGCGATGCGAACGGGTCCAATTCTATACAGGCGTTCCCGACCTGGAAGACAATCCGTTTTGGCATCGCTTCTGGGCTGCGAAGTTGCCGGCCATGAATCATCAGGGCGTTCGCGTATTTTCGCGATCACTTCGTTATCATCGTAAGTCGGTCATCCTGCCCGACGGCGCTCAACTTGTGGTACGTGTCGGCCAGGAAAAGGGAATCGACGTGAGAATTGCGTTGGACGTCGTGCGAGCCTTGCGTTTGAACGAATGCGACGTCGTTCTGATTTTGAGCCAGGATCAGGACATGAGCGAGGTGGCGGACGAGGTTCGGATTTTTGCCCGTGAGCATCAACGTTGGATCAAGATCGCGAGCGCCTATCCCCACGACCCGCACCAAAAAAGGAACCGGGGTATCAACAAAACCGATTGGATTCTTATTGAAAAGGCGGTCTACGACGCCTGCATCGACACGAGGGATTTCCGGCCAGATCGCCAATGA
- a CDS encoding SUF system Fe-S cluster assembly protein, whose protein sequence is MANIDDISERVIATLRTIYDPEIPVNIFDLGLVYNVDVDPSGATHVRMTLTSPNCPVAESLPIEVRDKVGAVEGVTASDIEITWEPPWDPEMMSDAAKLELNMY, encoded by the coding sequence ATGGCGAACATCGACGACATCTCGGAGCGAGTCATCGCGACGCTGCGCACGATTTACGATCCGGAAATTCCCGTGAACATCTTCGACCTCGGGCTCGTGTACAACGTGGACGTCGATCCTTCCGGCGCGACGCACGTGCGCATGACGCTCACGTCGCCGAACTGCCCGGTCGCCGAGTCGCTGCCGATCGAGGTGCGCGACAAGGTCGGCGCCGTCGAGGGCGTCACCGCTTCCGACATCGAGATCACCTGGGAGCCGCCCTGGGATCCGGAGATGATGTCCGATGCCGCGAAGCTCGAACTGAATATGTATTAG
- a CDS encoding SUF system NifU family Fe-S cluster assembly protein, which translates to MMSDLRELYQEVILDHNKNPRNFHDMPEATNRADGFNPLCGDKVTIFLKLDGDRIADVSFIGSGCAISTASASLLTQALKGKTLGEANALFSVFHELVTGDPTDEPDISRAGKLAVFAGVREYPTRVKCATLAWHTLQAAVERKAAEPVSTE; encoded by the coding sequence CTGATGTCGGATCTGCGCGAGTTGTATCAAGAGGTGATCCTCGATCACAACAAGAATCCGCGGAACTTTCACGACATGCCGGAGGCCACCAATCGCGCGGACGGCTTCAACCCGCTGTGCGGAGACAAGGTCACGATTTTCCTGAAACTCGACGGCGACCGCATCGCCGACGTGAGCTTTATCGGCAGCGGTTGCGCGATCTCCACGGCGAGCGCCTCGCTTCTGACGCAGGCGCTCAAGGGCAAGACGCTCGGCGAGGCGAACGCGCTGTTCTCGGTTTTTCACGAACTGGTCACCGGCGATCCGACGGACGAACCCGACATATCGCGGGCGGGCAAGCTTGCCGTCTTCGCGGGCGTTCGCGAATATCCCACGCGGGTGAAATGCGCGACGCTGGCCTGGCACACGCTGCAAGCGGCCGTCGAGCGAAAAGCCGCCGAACCCGTCTCCACGGAGTAA
- a CDS encoding cysteine desulfurase has product MNPYGETAAIKAIDAHALSIDDIRAEFPVLNQRIRGKRLVYLDNAASAQKPRAVMEAMDRLMREDYANIHRGVHTLSQRSTRAYEDARGKVRRFLGAARDEEIVFVRGTTEGINLVAHSFVRPRLSEGDEILVTHMEHHSNIVPWQILCEQTGARLVVAPINDAGELEMDAFEKLIGPRTKFVSVVHVSNALGTINPVARIVELAKARDIPVMLDGAQAAPHTRVDVRALGCDFYVFSSHKLYGPTGVGVLYGRHERLADMPPYQGGGDMIASVSFTEGTTYAKPPARFEAGTPNIVGVVGLGAAIDWVNAIGIDAIEAWEHELVSFATQEVARIPGVRLVGTAREKAGVVSFLIDGVHPHDVGTILDQEGVAVRAGHHCAQPVMERFGVPATARASFAVYNTFEEVDALLAGILKVREVFG; this is encoded by the coding sequence ATGAATCCGTACGGCGAGACGGCCGCCATCAAGGCCATCGACGCGCACGCCCTTTCCATCGACGACATCCGCGCCGAGTTCCCGGTGCTGAATCAGCGCATTCGCGGCAAGCGGCTTGTCTATCTGGACAATGCGGCAAGCGCGCAGAAGCCGCGCGCCGTGATGGAGGCGATGGACCGCCTGATGCGCGAGGACTACGCGAACATCCATCGGGGCGTGCACACGCTCAGCCAGCGCTCGACCCGGGCCTACGAGGACGCGCGCGGCAAGGTGCGTCGGTTTTTGGGCGCCGCGCGCGACGAGGAGATCGTCTTTGTTCGCGGCACGACCGAGGGCATCAACCTCGTCGCGCACAGCTTCGTGCGCCCGCGCCTGTCGGAGGGCGACGAGATCCTCGTCACGCACATGGAGCATCATTCGAACATCGTGCCGTGGCAGATTCTTTGCGAGCAGACGGGCGCGCGGCTTGTCGTCGCGCCGATCAACGACGCGGGCGAGCTCGAAATGGACGCGTTCGAAAAGCTCATCGGCCCGCGCACGAAGTTTGTGTCCGTCGTGCATGTTTCCAACGCGCTCGGCACGATCAACCCGGTTGCGCGGATCGTCGAGCTGGCGAAGGCGCGCGACATTCCCGTGATGCTCGACGGCGCGCAGGCCGCGCCGCACACGCGCGTCGACGTGCGCGCGCTGGGTTGCGATTTCTACGTGTTCTCGAGCCACAAGCTCTACGGCCCGACCGGCGTCGGTGTGCTGTACGGCCGCCACGAACGGCTCGCCGACATGCCCCCGTACCAGGGCGGCGGCGACATGATCGCGTCCGTCTCGTTCACCGAGGGCACCACCTATGCCAAGCCCCCCGCGCGTTTCGAGGCGGGGACGCCGAACATCGTCGGCGTCGTGGGCCTCGGCGCGGCGATCGACTGGGTGAACGCGATCGGTATCGACGCGATCGAGGCGTGGGAGCACGAGCTTGTATCGTTCGCGACGCAAGAGGTCGCGCGCATCCCCGGCGTGCGGCTCGTCGGCACGGCGCGCGAGAAGGCGGGCGTCGTTTCGTTCCTGATCGACGGCGTGCATCCGCATGACGTGGGCACGATCCTCGACCAGGAAGGGGTCGCGGTGCGCGCGGGGCATCATTGCGCGCAGCCGGTCATGGAGCGCTTCGGCGTTCCGGCGACGGCGCGCGCGAGCTTCGCCGTCTACAACACCTTCGAGGAGGTCGATGCGCTTCTGGCCGGCATCCTGAAGGTGCGCGAGGTGTTCGGCTGA
- the sufD gene encoding Fe-S cluster assembly protein SufD, which yields MADGHESFLATYERIAGDLPGRGAAWWTTRRDEGAQAFGRLGIPTRKNEEWRFTDVKRVGETAFAPADDFAAKLTTGEVNPHLFADDFHLAVYVNGVFSPDLSRVGDLPAGVRIESVASLLDRDPAAIEGRLGALTKHTEHHFVALNTALARDGAYVHIPKNVKVERPIQILFLTTANGQALMTHPRNVFVLEDGAECQIVESYAGAGAYFTNAVTEIFVGENAHGDHVKAQFEAPGAFHIATAEIHQGRSSNFRTNSISIGAAIARNDINVSLDAEDIISRLDGLYLGDGTQLVDHHTRIDHIAPNCNSYEDYKGILGGKAKGVFNGKIYVHRAAQKTDAKQNNKGLLLSREAQIDTKPQLEIYADDVKCTHGATVGQLDEQAMFYLRTRAIGRADARNILIYAFASDILRRIAIEPVRERLDRDLHLWLPKDSAHGDAS from the coding sequence ATGGCCGATGGACACGAATCGTTTCTCGCCACCTACGAGCGTATCGCCGGCGATCTGCCGGGACGGGGCGCCGCGTGGTGGACGACCCGCCGCGACGAGGGCGCTCAGGCGTTCGGCAGGCTCGGCATTCCCACGCGCAAGAACGAGGAGTGGCGCTTTACGGACGTGAAACGCGTCGGCGAGACCGCGTTCGCGCCGGCGGACGATTTCGCCGCGAAGCTGACCACAGGCGAAGTTAACCCGCATCTTTTCGCGGACGATTTCCACCTCGCGGTTTACGTCAACGGCGTGTTTTCACCGGATCTTTCTCGCGTTGGCGATCTGCCGGCCGGCGTGCGCATCGAGAGCGTGGCGTCGCTGCTTGATCGCGATCCCGCCGCGATCGAAGGGCGCCTTGGCGCGCTCACCAAACATACCGAACACCACTTCGTCGCGCTCAACACCGCGCTCGCGCGCGACGGCGCGTACGTCCACATTCCGAAAAACGTCAAGGTCGAGCGACCGATCCAGATTCTGTTCCTCACGACGGCGAACGGGCAGGCGCTGATGACGCACCCACGCAACGTCTTCGTGCTCGAGGACGGCGCCGAGTGCCAGATCGTCGAGAGCTACGCCGGCGCGGGCGCGTATTTCACGAACGCGGTGACGGAGATTTTTGTCGGCGAAAACGCGCACGGCGATCATGTGAAGGCGCAGTTCGAGGCGCCCGGCGCGTTCCACATCGCGACCGCCGAAATCCACCAGGGCCGGTCGAGCAACTTCCGCACGAATTCGATATCGATCGGCGCGGCGATCGCGCGCAACGACATCAACGTGTCGCTCGACGCCGAGGACATCATCTCGCGGCTGGACGGCCTGTACCTCGGCGACGGCACGCAACTTGTCGATCACCACACGCGCATCGACCATATCGCCCCCAACTGCAACAGCTACGAGGACTACAAGGGCATCCTCGGCGGCAAGGCCAAGGGCGTGTTCAACGGCAAGATCTACGTGCACCGGGCCGCGCAAAAGACCGATGCGAAGCAGAACAACAAGGGTTTGTTGCTGAGCCGCGAGGCCCAGATCGACACCAAGCCGCAGCTCGAAATCTACGCGGACGACGTCAAATGCACGCACGGCGCGACCGTCGGCCAGCTCGACGAGCAGGCAATGTTTTATCTGCGAACGCGCGCCATCGGCCGCGCGGACGCGCGCAACATCCTGATCTACGCGTTCGCGTCGGACATCCTCCGCCGTATCGCGATCGAACCGGTGCGCGAGCGCCTGGACCGCGATCTCCACCTCTGGCTGCCGAAGGATTCGGCTCATGGAGATGCCTCATGA
- the sufC gene encoding Fe-S cluster assembly ATPase SufC, which produces MALLEIRNLRAKVNNFEILKGVNLSVNAGEVHAIMGPNGTGKSTLAQVLAGRDLYEVTGGDILFDGASILESEPEDRARLGIFMAFQYPVEIPGVSTSYFLKTALNAIRKSRGEEEIDAMEFLQLAKEKIRALDMDESFLKRSVNEGFSGGEKKRADIFQMSVLEPKLAILDETDSGLDIDALKIVANGVNSMRSPDRAIVVITHYQRLLEYIVPDVVHVMYEGRIAKTGGKDLAHELEAKGYAWLDHNAAHLAATAS; this is translated from the coding sequence ATGGCCCTTCTTGAAATCAGGAACCTTCGCGCGAAGGTGAACAATTTTGAAATCCTCAAGGGCGTGAATCTTTCGGTGAACGCCGGCGAGGTTCACGCCATCATGGGACCGAACGGCACCGGCAAGAGCACGCTGGCGCAGGTGCTGGCCGGGCGCGATCTGTACGAGGTCACCGGCGGCGACATCCTGTTCGACGGCGCCTCGATTCTCGAGTCCGAGCCGGAGGACCGCGCGCGCCTCGGCATCTTCATGGCGTTTCAGTACCCGGTCGAGATTCCCGGCGTGTCCACGTCGTATTTCCTCAAGACCGCGCTGAACGCGATCCGAAAGAGCCGCGGCGAGGAAGAGATCGACGCGATGGAATTCCTGCAACTCGCCAAGGAGAAGATCCGCGCGCTCGACATGGACGAAAGCTTTCTGAAGCGCTCGGTCAACGAGGGATTTTCCGGCGGCGAGAAAAAGCGCGCGGACATCTTTCAGATGAGCGTGCTCGAACCGAAGCTCGCGATCCTCGACGAGACCGACTCGGGCCTCGACATCGACGCGCTGAAGATCGTCGCGAACGGCGTCAATTCGATGCGTTCGCCGGATCGGGCGATCGTCGTCATCACGCACTACCAGCGGCTGCTCGAATACATCGTGCCGGACGTGGTGCACGTGATGTACGAGGGACGCATCGCGAAGACGGGCGGCAAGGACCTGGCGCACGAGCTCGAGGCCAAGGGCTACGCCTGGCTCGACCACAACGCCGCGCACCTCGCGGCGACCGCGTCATAG
- the sufB gene encoding Fe-S cluster assembly protein SufB, with translation MSESTRLIEDRVTQEYKWGFVTDIDADTFPPGLSEETIVALSHKKGEPQWLTDWRLEAYRIWRKMTLPEWAYLRYEPLRNIDYQAISYYSAPKSKEDGPKSLDEIDPEIRRTYDKLGIPLEEQLALAGIAVDAVFDSVSVATTFKSKLAELGVIFCSFSDAVKEHPDLVRKYLGSVVPRTDNFFASLNSAVFTDGSFCYIPKGVRCPMELSTYFRINAANTGQFERTLIVADEGSYVSYLEGCTAPMRDENQLHAAVVELVALDNATIKYSTVQNWYPGDKDGKGGIYNFVTKRGKAMKNAKVSWTQVETGSAITWKYPSCILLGDNSVGEFYSVALTSNHQQADTGTKMIHIGKNTKSTIVSKGISAMFGQNVYRGQVLVSRGADGARNYSQCDSMLLGDKCGAHTFPYLDVHNPTAAVEHEATTSKISDDQIFYARQRGLSTEDAIGMIVNGFCKEVFRELPMEFAVEAQKLLGISLEGSVG, from the coding sequence ATTTCGGAAAGCACAAGGCTGATCGAGGATCGCGTCACGCAGGAGTACAAGTGGGGCTTCGTGACGGACATCGACGCGGACACGTTTCCGCCGGGCCTTTCCGAGGAAACCATCGTCGCGCTTTCGCATAAGAAGGGCGAGCCGCAGTGGCTGACCGACTGGCGCCTGGAGGCGTACCGCATCTGGCGGAAGATGACGCTGCCGGAGTGGGCGTATCTGCGTTACGAGCCGCTGCGTAACATCGACTACCAGGCGATCTCGTATTACTCGGCGCCCAAGAGCAAGGAAGACGGGCCCAAGTCGCTTGACGAGATCGATCCGGAAATCCGCCGCACGTACGACAAGCTCGGCATTCCCCTTGAGGAGCAGCTCGCGCTCGCGGGCATCGCGGTGGACGCGGTGTTCGATTCGGTCAGCGTGGCGACGACGTTCAAATCGAAGCTCGCGGAACTGGGCGTGATTTTCTGCTCGTTCTCGGACGCCGTGAAGGAGCATCCGGATCTGGTGCGGAAGTACCTCGGTTCGGTCGTTCCGCGCACGGACAACTTCTTCGCGTCGTTGAACTCGGCCGTCTTCACGGACGGGTCGTTTTGCTACATCCCCAAGGGCGTGCGTTGCCCGATGGAGCTTTCGACGTATTTCCGCATCAACGCGGCGAACACGGGCCAGTTCGAGCGCACGCTGATCGTCGCGGACGAAGGCAGCTACGTCAGCTATCTGGAAGGCTGCACGGCGCCGATGCGCGATGAAAACCAGCTTCACGCGGCGGTCGTCGAGCTCGTGGCGCTCGATAACGCCACGATCAAGTACTCGACGGTGCAGAACTGGTATCCCGGCGACAAGGACGGCAAGGGCGGCATCTACAATTTCGTGACCAAGCGCGGCAAGGCGATGAAAAACGCGAAGGTCTCCTGGACGCAGGTGGAGACGGGCAGCGCGATCACGTGGAAATACCCGAGCTGCATTCTGCTGGGCGACAATTCCGTGGGTGAGTTCTACTCGGTGGCGCTGACGAGCAACCACCAGCAGGCCGACACGGGCACGAAGATGATCCACATCGGCAAGAACACGAAAAGCACGATCGTCAGCAAGGGCATCAGCGCGATGTTCGGGCAGAACGTTTATCGCGGGCAGGTGCTCGTTTCGCGCGGGGCGGACGGCGCGCGCAACTACTCGCAGTGCGACTCGATGCTGCTGGGCGACAAATGCGGCGCGCACACGTTTCCGTATCTGGACGTGCACAACCCGACCGCCGCGGTGGAGCACGAGGCGACGACCTCGAAGATCTCGGACGATCAGATTTTCTACGCCCGGCAGCGCGGTCTTTCGACCGAAGACGCCATCGGCATGATCGTCAACGGATTCTGCAAGGAAGTGTTCCGCGAGCTGCCGATGGAGTTCGCGGTGGAAGCGCAAAAACTGCTCGGCATCAGCCTCGAGGGCAGCGTCGGCTGA
- a CDS encoding SUF system Fe-S cluster assembly regulator translates to MIRISRLTDYGIVLLTHMASDGAADSSNPETHNAKDLASATYLPVPMVSKILKLLARDGLLLSQRGAKGGYRLSKPAGQINVAEVVRALEGPIAITECVVVDEEGMAGCCDNADVCQVRGNWQRINHVVEEALSRISLRDMVQAPCELPAMTSVTMTTESLRSRTERTAASIES, encoded by the coding sequence ATGATTCGCATCAGCCGATTGACGGACTACGGGATCGTGCTTCTGACGCACATGGCGTCGGACGGCGCGGCCGATTCAAGCAACCCCGAGACGCACAACGCGAAGGACCTCGCATCCGCGACGTACCTGCCCGTGCCGATGGTGAGCAAGATTCTGAAGCTGCTGGCTCGCGACGGCCTGTTGCTTTCGCAGCGCGGCGCCAAGGGCGGCTATCGCCTTTCCAAACCCGCGGGCCAGATCAACGTGGCCGAGGTGGTCCGCGCGCTCGAGGGTCCGATCGCCATCACGGAGTGCGTCGTCGTGGACGAGGAAGGCATGGCCGGCTGCTGCGACAACGCGGATGTCTGCCAGGTGCGCGGAAATTGGCAGCGCATCAACCACGTGGTCGAGGAAGCGCTTTCGCGCATCAGTTTGAGGGACATGGTTCAGGCGCCGTGCGAATTGCCGGCGATGACGAGCGTCACCATGACAACCGAGTCGTTGCGTTCGCGAACCGAGCGGACGGCGGCTTCCATCGAGTCGTAA